The following proteins are encoded in a genomic region of Amycolatopsis sulphurea:
- a CDS encoding LppU/SCO3897 family protein — MTTPPFGVPPASNPFEPPRTPPPAPIRPQGVSGKVKGLIAGAVVLAVGLGVLAAFGVAGIVRSAGPPVAGSCLYLSDAGADTQSYHGADCSDSRASYRVDNVVRGRSSCEGQDYVRFEIYGSTRTLRTPQETLCLALNVSNGECLRGVADETSISKVACSDASAEARAEVHAGQQSDKACGQDGTPLVYAGPPVRTVCLKPVGKNI, encoded by the coding sequence GTGACCACACCACCGTTCGGCGTGCCGCCGGCTTCGAATCCGTTCGAGCCGCCGCGAACGCCGCCCCCTGCGCCGATCCGGCCGCAGGGGGTGTCCGGCAAGGTGAAGGGCCTCATCGCGGGTGCGGTCGTGCTCGCGGTCGGGCTCGGGGTGCTGGCCGCGTTCGGCGTCGCCGGCATCGTGCGTTCGGCCGGTCCGCCGGTCGCCGGCAGCTGCCTCTACCTCAGCGACGCAGGCGCGGACACGCAGAGCTACCACGGGGCGGACTGCTCGGACAGCCGTGCTTCCTACCGGGTCGACAACGTCGTACGTGGCCGCTCCAGCTGCGAGGGTCAGGACTACGTGCGGTTCGAGATCTACGGTTCCACGCGTACGTTGCGTACGCCGCAGGAGACGTTGTGCCTGGCGCTGAACGTGTCGAATGGCGAGTGTTTGCGCGGAGTCGCCGACGAGACGTCTATCAGCAAGGTCGCGTGCAGTGACGCGAGCGCTGAAGCACGCGCCGAAGTACACGCGGGGCAACAGTCCGATAAGGCCTGTGGCCAAGACGGCACGCCTCTCGTGTACGCCGGTCCGCCCGTGCGCACCGTGTGCCTCAAGCCGGTCGGCAAGAATATTTAG
- a CDS encoding ABC transporter substrate-binding protein, which produces MKLIGPAFALVAVLLASAGCGMFDSGDSPRPTAPERATLRVGVADPIDTAPLRIAAVAGKFRQAGLNVELVDLGTADGVAKLSAGEVDVTFASDVSLFHAAAGGTALQMQGEAYTSSSNTIALVTLPGSDYAEPTAKKTPRIAVDNQTDICALTARSVLATAGVDPAKIRLQASPFSQMPQLLQAGQADAAVMMEPFITRAEKELGAQILVDGSSGATLDFPSSGYASTGAFAAANPRTLAAFRRVLTQAQLAAADPAMVRDALPSFSDIDQTTAALISLGSYPTTLSATRLQRVADLMHSSGLIPNRLDVQAMLPAANQQ; this is translated from the coding sequence ATGAAGCTGATCGGCCCGGCGTTTGCGCTGGTAGCGGTACTTCTGGCGAGCGCAGGTTGCGGAATGTTCGACTCCGGTGACAGTCCGCGACCAACCGCTCCCGAACGGGCGACACTGCGCGTGGGGGTGGCCGATCCGATCGACACCGCGCCGTTGCGGATCGCGGCGGTGGCCGGGAAGTTCCGGCAAGCCGGCCTGAACGTCGAACTGGTCGACCTGGGCACCGCGGACGGTGTGGCGAAGCTGAGCGCCGGCGAGGTGGACGTGACCTTCGCCAGCGACGTCTCGCTGTTCCACGCGGCCGCCGGCGGGACCGCCCTCCAGATGCAGGGCGAGGCCTACACCTCCAGCAGCAACACGATCGCCCTGGTCACCCTGCCCGGCTCCGACTACGCGGAGCCCACCGCGAAGAAGACACCGCGGATCGCGGTCGACAACCAGACCGACATCTGCGCGCTGACCGCTCGCTCGGTGCTCGCGACCGCAGGCGTCGACCCGGCGAAGATCCGCCTGCAGGCGAGCCCCTTTTCGCAGATGCCGCAGCTGTTGCAGGCCGGGCAGGCGGACGCGGCGGTGATGATGGAACCGTTCATCACCCGGGCGGAGAAGGAGCTGGGCGCGCAGATCCTGGTCGACGGTTCGAGCGGGGCCACGCTCGACTTCCCCTCGTCCGGCTACGCGTCGACCGGCGCGTTCGCCGCGGCCAACCCGCGTACCCTCGCCGCATTCCGTCGGGTGCTCACCCAGGCCCAGCTCGCCGCGGCGGATCCCGCCATGGTCCGCGACGCGCTGCCGTCGTTCTCCGACATCGACCAGACCACTGCGGCGTTGATCTCCCTCGGCAGCTACCCGACCACGCTGTCGGCCACCCGGCTGCAACGCGTGGCCGACCTGATGCACAGCTCCGGCCTGATCCCGAACCGGCTCGACGTACAAGCGATGCTGCCCGCAGCGAACCAGCAGTAG
- a CDS encoding sensor histidine kinase — protein MTRRDQRPRSGDATDPAFREVRGQWRLRNWHLRTKLFAVLLIPALAVVLLVGQRIDGDLSDAQQLAEFAARSRVDATVAEAVHQLQRERDVTVRFVAADRKGATTGLSTQRNRVDQSIGAFEQAFADSRSRLDVTAVASLRQSEDRLRVLGGLRYSSEHSAFPADAVLRSYSELISGLLDISDTAAADVSNGALARLRLAGNALARIKDQMSVKRAVLAEAITQGTLNRDRTRSLLGAEAELAAARNDYRTFATADQQRMYDDTVLGLVVDIGNDMVESALIRAENNQPLAGLDADRWDTAATYTVNLAHQVQQALLVQLQEQTDTLAARARTSTIWDGGIVLAVLLVAGVLSVIIGRSLLRPLRVLRRTALEVADHRLPEAVQRLLTEPDPGPENLRHRAAVAPVPVFTREEVGQVARAFDAVHGEAVRLAAEQAMLRENVNAMFVNLSQRSQDLVERQLAVLDRMEAGEQDPETLGGLFELDHLATRMRRNSENLLVLSGTDLEREDSGPVVADEIIGAAVSEVEDYQRIELGPAPALAVRGAAVNDLVHVVSELLENATRYSGATTAVTVHSEWAGQGDWRIEITDRGAGMPQAEIDRTNARLAEPPEVDVEVSRRMGLYVVATLAVRHDIRVSLRPGEKSGLTATVVVPAALIVEAPPLPPAEEPAAPPETESLAPLVPDEPEEPGPLLTPVLEPGPPRRAPVVESPSSWPEPGKEASHLEIDAPTDRMPAYRDVLSRWFGLAEAAEEPAVPEEPRPAEPALEPDAVFEAFRDPGPPVESVAMPVEPEATPVASAAVPVEPAAPVRPEAAPVEPVHETAPVEPESVPAAEPLPVTNSDPEPEPANVAFPTVDPDAAAESAEPSRWPTPEELAQANRAEETWPFLRPAGAVDPGQVPEQRPILSLSPEAVRERMTSLQGGFRRGRHARGDDRRPSD, from the coding sequence GTGACCCGTCGCGACCAGCGTCCCCGATCGGGCGACGCGACGGATCCTGCTTTCCGCGAGGTCCGCGGCCAGTGGCGCTTGCGCAACTGGCATCTGCGCACCAAGCTCTTCGCGGTCCTGCTGATCCCGGCGCTGGCTGTGGTGCTGCTGGTCGGCCAGCGGATCGACGGCGATCTGAGCGACGCGCAGCAGCTGGCCGAGTTCGCCGCGCGCAGCCGGGTGGACGCCACCGTCGCCGAAGCCGTGCACCAGCTGCAGCGCGAACGCGATGTCACGGTGCGTTTCGTGGCCGCCGACCGCAAGGGCGCCACCACCGGGCTCTCCACCCAGCGCAACCGGGTGGATCAGTCGATCGGCGCATTCGAGCAGGCCTTCGCCGACAGCCGCTCCCGGCTCGACGTCACCGCGGTGGCCAGCCTGCGGCAGAGCGAGGACCGGCTGCGCGTGCTGGGCGGCCTCCGCTATTCCTCCGAGCACTCCGCCTTCCCGGCCGACGCCGTGCTCCGGTCCTACAGCGAGCTGATCTCCGGTCTGCTCGACATCAGCGACACCGCGGCGGCGGACGTTTCGAACGGGGCGCTGGCCCGGCTGCGGCTGGCCGGCAACGCGCTGGCCCGGATCAAGGACCAGATGTCGGTGAAGCGGGCGGTGCTGGCCGAGGCGATCACCCAGGGCACGCTCAACCGCGACCGCACCCGTTCGTTGCTGGGCGCCGAGGCCGAACTGGCCGCCGCCCGCAACGACTACCGCACCTTCGCCACCGCCGACCAGCAGCGGATGTACGACGACACGGTGCTCGGCCTCGTCGTGGACATCGGCAACGACATGGTCGAATCGGCGCTGATCCGCGCGGAGAACAACCAGCCGCTGGCCGGGCTTGACGCGGACCGGTGGGACACCGCGGCGACCTACACGGTCAATCTGGCCCACCAGGTGCAGCAGGCGTTGCTCGTTCAGCTGCAGGAGCAGACCGACACGCTCGCCGCCCGCGCCCGCACGTCGACGATCTGGGACGGCGGCATCGTGCTGGCCGTGCTGCTGGTCGCCGGGGTGCTTTCGGTGATCATCGGCCGGTCGCTGCTGCGGCCGTTGCGCGTGCTGCGGCGCACCGCGCTGGAGGTGGCCGACCACCGGCTGCCCGAAGCCGTGCAGCGGCTGCTCACCGAACCCGATCCGGGGCCGGAGAACCTCCGCCACCGCGCGGCGGTCGCGCCGGTGCCGGTGTTCACCAGGGAAGAGGTGGGTCAGGTCGCGCGCGCGTTCGACGCGGTGCACGGCGAGGCGGTGCGGCTGGCCGCGGAACAGGCGATGCTGCGCGAGAACGTCAACGCGATGTTCGTGAACCTCTCGCAGCGCAGCCAGGATCTGGTGGAGCGGCAGCTGGCGGTGCTCGACCGGATGGAGGCGGGCGAGCAGGACCCGGAGACCCTGGGCGGGCTGTTCGAGCTGGACCACCTGGCCACCCGGATGCGGCGCAACAGCGAGAACCTGCTCGTGCTCTCCGGTACCGATCTCGAACGCGAGGACTCCGGACCGGTGGTCGCGGACGAGATCATCGGCGCGGCAGTGTCCGAAGTGGAGGATTACCAGCGGATCGAACTCGGCCCGGCGCCTGCCCTGGCGGTGCGCGGGGCGGCCGTCAACGACCTCGTGCACGTGGTGTCCGAACTGCTGGAGAACGCCACGCGCTACTCCGGTGCCACGACCGCGGTCACCGTGCACAGCGAGTGGGCCGGGCAAGGCGACTGGCGGATCGAGATCACCGACCGTGGCGCCGGAATGCCGCAGGCGGAGATCGACCGGACCAACGCGCGGCTGGCCGAGCCACCGGAGGTGGACGTCGAGGTTTCCCGGCGGATGGGCCTGTACGTGGTGGCGACCCTGGCCGTGCGGCACGACATTCGTGTTTCGCTGCGGCCGGGTGAGAAGTCCGGACTGACCGCGACCGTGGTGGTGCCTGCGGCGCTGATCGTCGAAGCCCCGCCGCTGCCACCCGCCGAGGAGCCGGCGGCCCCACCGGAGACGGAGTCGCTCGCCCCGCTCGTCCCGGACGAGCCCGAGGAACCCGGCCCGCTGCTGACCCCGGTACTGGAGCCCGGCCCGCCGCGGCGGGCGCCGGTGGTGGAGAGCCCGTCGTCGTGGCCAGAGCCCGGGAAAGAGGCTTCGCACCTCGAAATCGACGCACCGACCGACCGGATGCCCGCCTATCGTGACGTGCTCTCGCGCTGGTTCGGCCTTGCTGAGGCGGCGGAAGAGCCCGCGGTGCCGGAAGAGCCGCGGCCAGCGGAGCCGGCGCTTGAGCCGGACGCGGTGTTCGAGGCGTTCCGCGATCCCGGTCCGCCGGTCGAGTCCGTGGCGATGCCGGTCGAGCCGGAGGCCACGCCGGTCGCGTCCGCCGCGGTGCCGGTCGAGCCTGCGGCGCCGGTCCGGCCGGAGGCCGCGCCGGTCGAGCCGGTGCACGAGACCGCGCCGGTCGAGCCGGAGTCGGTACCCGCTGCGGAGCCGTTGCCCGTGACGAATTCCGACCCGGAGCCCGAGCCCGCGAACGTGGCGTTCCCCACGGTCGACCCGGACGCCGCGGCCGAGTCCGCCGAGCCGTCCCGGTGGCCGACGCCGGAAGAGCTGGCGCAGGCGAACCGGGCCGAGGAGACCTGGCCGTTCCTCCGGCCGGCCGGCGCGGTGGACCCCGGGCAGGTGCCCGAGCAGCGGCCGATACTCTCGCTTTCTCCCGAAGCGGTACGCGAACGGATGACGAGCCTGCAAGGCGGATTCCGGCGTGGCAGGCACGCCAGGGGGGACGACCGCCGACCCTCGGATTGA
- a CDS encoding copper homeostasis protein CutC, with translation MSSTAPLLEVIALSAEDAERAQEGGADRLELVADMAADGLTPSGETVRAVLAATDLPVRVMARAENSFAAGAFDRLRAGVAELIDAGAQEFVFGFLTEESEVDVDACRSLLAEIDGRPWTFHRAIDRARDPLAACDVLAGLGCDTVLAAGSPHGVGSGLSVLQRLVRRTTGPELLVGGGLRAQQVHLLRAGGVRGFHVGSAVRRGGWDAPVDPAAVRAWAELVKG, from the coding sequence ATGAGCTCGACTGCTCCCCTACTGGAAGTGATCGCGCTGAGCGCCGAGGACGCGGAGCGCGCACAGGAGGGCGGCGCGGACCGGCTGGAACTGGTGGCCGACATGGCCGCCGACGGGCTGACCCCGTCCGGCGAGACCGTGCGCGCGGTGCTCGCCGCCACCGATCTGCCGGTACGGGTGATGGCGCGAGCGGAGAACTCGTTCGCCGCCGGTGCGTTCGACCGGCTGCGGGCCGGGGTCGCCGAGCTGATCGACGCGGGTGCGCAGGAGTTCGTTTTCGGCTTTCTCACTGAAGAGTCCGAAGTGGACGTCGACGCCTGCCGGTCGTTGCTAGCGGAGATCGACGGACGGCCGTGGACCTTCCACCGCGCCATCGACCGGGCGCGGGACCCGCTCGCCGCGTGCGACGTGCTGGCCGGACTCGGCTGTGACACGGTGCTGGCCGCCGGCAGCCCGCACGGGGTCGGCAGCGGTCTTTCGGTGCTGCAGCGGCTGGTTCGCCGCACGACCGGTCCGGAGCTGCTGGTCGGCGGCGGGCTGCGGGCGCAGCAGGTGCATCTGTTGCGGGCCGGTGGCGTGCGCGGATTCCACGTGGGCAGCGCGGTGCGCCGGGGTGGCTGGGACGCGCCGGTCGACCCGGCCGCTGTGCGCGCATGGGCCGAGCTGGTCAAGGGCTGA
- the mdlC gene encoding benzoylformate decarboxylase, with the protein MTRTVRDATRELLRNLGLTTVFGNPGTTEIAFLTDWPDDFAYVLGLQESAVVAMADGYAQATRRPVLVNLHSAGGVGHSLGHVFTAYRNRTPLIVLAGQQTRSLLPDEPFLGAVEAANFPRPYVKWSVEPARAQDVPAAIARAYHVATQAPQGPVFVSVPVDDWDAEATMPLPGGHRVPGFAPDPAALDGLVTALDGARRPVLVVGASVDQDGAVPDVVALAEKLNAGVWAAPMSARCSFPEDHRLFLGFLQPERKAVAAALGEHDLVLVLGAPAFTYHVHRGEPERPLPALYLVSDDDQVLARANAGVGIRSTPGHAIRALTERVAAGERSAPARPAPAAKPAGTTPIAPGFAYSVLAELLPDNAIVVEETPSHRNQLHDQLPITATDTGFLTVASGTLGYGLPAAVGAALGRPDRKVVAVLGDGSGMYCVQALWTAARQHVPVTFMVLDNRQYAAVRILGETAGGRKVPGTDLGGIDFAQLAQSMGCAAQTVEQAADLRPALAAALASDAPSLVHVKVDPNPETLY; encoded by the coding sequence ATGACTCGCACCGTCCGGGACGCCACTCGCGAACTGCTGCGTAACCTCGGTCTCACCACGGTGTTCGGCAACCCGGGCACCACCGAGATCGCGTTCCTCACCGACTGGCCCGACGACTTCGCCTACGTGCTCGGACTGCAGGAGTCGGCCGTGGTCGCGATGGCCGACGGGTACGCGCAGGCGACCCGTAGACCGGTGCTGGTGAACCTGCATTCCGCAGGTGGGGTGGGGCATTCGCTCGGCCACGTGTTCACCGCCTACCGCAACCGGACCCCGTTGATCGTGCTGGCCGGTCAGCAGACCCGTTCGCTGCTGCCGGACGAGCCCTTCCTCGGCGCGGTGGAGGCGGCGAACTTCCCGCGGCCGTACGTGAAGTGGAGCGTGGAACCGGCGCGCGCACAGGACGTGCCCGCCGCCATCGCGCGTGCCTACCACGTGGCCACGCAGGCGCCGCAGGGTCCGGTGTTCGTTTCCGTTCCGGTGGACGACTGGGACGCCGAAGCGACCATGCCGTTGCCGGGCGGGCATCGAGTGCCCGGATTCGCACCCGATCCGGCTGCGCTGGACGGGCTGGTGACTGCGTTGGACGGGGCGCGGCGGCCGGTGCTGGTGGTCGGCGCGAGCGTCGACCAGGACGGCGCGGTGCCGGACGTCGTGGCGCTGGCGGAGAAGCTCAACGCCGGGGTGTGGGCGGCCCCGATGTCCGCGCGGTGCTCGTTCCCGGAGGACCACCGGCTGTTCCTCGGTTTCCTGCAGCCGGAACGGAAAGCCGTCGCGGCCGCGCTGGGGGAGCACGACCTGGTGCTGGTGCTCGGCGCGCCCGCGTTCACCTACCACGTCCACCGTGGCGAGCCGGAACGCCCGCTACCCGCGCTGTACCTGGTCAGCGACGACGATCAGGTGCTCGCGAGGGCGAACGCCGGGGTCGGGATCCGCTCGACGCCGGGGCACGCCATCCGGGCGCTGACCGAGCGGGTCGCGGCAGGCGAGCGGTCCGCGCCCGCCCGTCCCGCGCCCGCGGCCAAACCCGCCGGGACCACCCCGATCGCGCCGGGCTTCGCGTACTCGGTGCTGGCGGAACTGTTGCCGGACAACGCGATCGTGGTCGAAGAGACGCCGAGCCATCGCAATCAGCTGCACGATCAGCTGCCGATCACCGCGACCGACACCGGATTCCTCACCGTCGCGAGCGGCACCCTCGGCTACGGCCTGCCCGCGGCGGTCGGCGCCGCGCTGGGCCGTCCGGACCGCAAGGTGGTCGCCGTACTCGGCGACGGGTCCGGCATGTACTGCGTGCAGGCGCTCTGGACCGCTGCGCGGCAGCACGTGCCGGTCACCTTCATGGTGCTGGACAACCGGCAGTACGCCGCGGTCCGCATTCTCGGCGAGACGGCGGGCGGGCGGAAGGTGCCGGGCACCGATCTCGGCGGCATCGACTTCGCCCAGCTGGCACAGAGCATGGGCTGCGCGGCACAGACCGTCGAGCAGGCCGCCGACTTGCGCCCGGCGCTGGCCGCCGCGCTCGCTTCGGACGCGCCGAGCCTGGTGCACGTGAAGGTGGATCCGAATCCGGAGACGTTGTACTGA